One Bradyrhizobium manausense DNA segment encodes these proteins:
- a CDS encoding NAD(P)/FAD-dependent oxidoreductase has translation MRIAVIGTGIAGNAAAWTLSQRYPVTVYERELRPGGHSHTVTIDYQGTPVAVDIGFIVYNELNYPDLTAMFAHLGIETVASCMSFAVSADTGRFEWRGGGNDWWATGTGLFAQPSNLLSPSYLRMLTDIPKFGRQCVDDLRNGRLSGLTLGDYFRLRQFSKRLLTDYLAPMGAAIWSAPASEMLDFPAENFVAFFDNHRLLHYDRPVWRTVKGGSRRYVEKLQAALRDRIRLGCAVTSVERTTHGVVVHDSHGQHEMFDHVVIAAHSNQALAMLSDVDQRERDILGAIGYSKNKVYLHRDVRLMPKRRQAWASWNFLRWQRQGDAVNDVAVTYWMNRLQGIDAGKPLFVSLNPPFEPAPELTFGQYLCEHPQYDAAAFAAQKRLGEIQGQRHTWFCGAWTGYGFHEDGLRSGLGVAEALGATAPWREAPIEMAVAAE, from the coding sequence ATGCGCATCGCGGTTATCGGAACGGGCATCGCCGGCAACGCGGCGGCCTGGACGCTCTCACAGCGCTATCCGGTAACGGTCTATGAGCGTGAGCTGCGCCCCGGTGGCCACAGCCACACCGTCACCATCGATTATCAGGGCACGCCTGTTGCCGTCGATATCGGCTTCATCGTCTACAACGAGCTCAACTATCCCGACCTGACGGCAATGTTCGCCCATCTCGGCATCGAGACCGTGGCGAGTTGCATGAGCTTTGCCGTGTCCGCCGATACCGGCCGTTTCGAATGGCGCGGCGGCGGCAATGATTGGTGGGCGACCGGGACCGGCTTATTCGCCCAGCCGAGCAACCTGCTCTCGCCATCCTATCTGCGGATGCTCACTGACATCCCGAAATTCGGCCGCCAATGCGTCGACGACCTCCGCAACGGCCGCCTGAGCGGATTGACGCTCGGCGACTATTTCCGCCTGCGGCAGTTCTCCAAGCGCCTGCTGACGGATTATCTCGCGCCGATGGGGGCCGCGATCTGGTCGGCGCCGGCGAGCGAGATGCTCGATTTTCCGGCCGAGAATTTCGTCGCCTTCTTCGACAACCACCGCCTGCTGCATTACGACCGGCCGGTCTGGCGCACCGTCAAGGGCGGCAGCCGGCGCTATGTCGAGAAGCTCCAGGCTGCGTTGAGGGATCGTATCAGGCTCGGCTGCGCCGTCACGTCGGTCGAGCGCACGACGCACGGCGTCGTCGTCCATGATAGCCACGGTCAGCACGAGATGTTCGACCATGTGGTGATCGCAGCGCATAGCAACCAGGCGCTCGCGATGCTGTCCGACGTAGACCAGCGCGAGCGCGACATCCTCGGCGCCATCGGATATTCCAAAAACAAGGTCTATCTGCATCGCGACGTCAGGCTGATGCCAAAGCGGCGGCAAGCCTGGGCCTCGTGGAATTTCCTGCGCTGGCAGCGCCAGGGAGATGCGGTGAACGATGTCGCCGTGACCTATTGGATGAACCGGCTCCAGGGCATCGATGCCGGCAAGCCGCTGTTCGTCAGCCTCAACCCGCCGTTCGAGCCTGCGCCGGAGCTCACATTCGGCCAATATCTTTGCGAGCATCCGCAGTACGATGCGGCGGCCTTTGCCGCGCAGAAGCGGCTGGGTGAGATCCAGGGGCAGCGGCACACCTGGTTCTGCGGCGCCTGGACCGGCTACGGCTTTCACGAGGATGGCTTGCGCTCGGGTCTTGGCGTGGCCGAGGCGCTCGGGGCAACCGCGCCGTGGCGTGAAGCACCGATCGAAATGGCGGTAGCCGCGGAGTAG
- a CDS encoding efflux transporter outer membrane subunit encodes MDVTQRVSAVARRPLLGSASRTLRAVAVLCLASSSGACVLTQDLPDPALDVPAQYKYAGKADAPPTLDWWRGFRSRELTQLMEEAQTVNLDIAAAVARIVEADAQARQAGAALLPSLSGTGQEAYSRTSGSSASGLTNGGREVVNYQASLSASYQLDFWGQNRDALQTAEETAKANRFDRDTVALTTLAAVANAYFQVLSSQDRLRTAQRNIASAQRILDAVSERRKAGTGTDLDVAQQESVLANQKALVPPLRQTLDQNTNALAVLVSRPPESVRLAGGSLDRIAIPRVTPGLPSELLTQRPDIRRQEAQLASATANIGNARAQFFPTIQLTGNGGYQSSALVSLFQPHAAFFQLVGSATQPIFDGGKILGNFEYAKARQDELLQTYRKTIVQAFTDVDNALFSIKQTTIKLQLQRDVVTASRRAFDLAEQQLRAGTADIVTVLNTQLTLFQAEDALSQAQLARLLAIVSLYQALGGGWEPRMEKPVNAL; translated from the coding sequence GTGGATGTGACACAGCGGGTTTCGGCCGTCGCCAGGAGGCCACTTCTGGGTTCTGCGTCCCGCACGCTGCGTGCGGTCGCCGTGCTGTGCCTGGCCTCGAGTTCGGGCGCCTGCGTACTGACGCAGGATCTTCCCGATCCTGCGCTCGACGTTCCCGCGCAATACAAATACGCCGGGAAGGCCGATGCGCCGCCGACGCTGGATTGGTGGCGTGGCTTCCGCTCGAGAGAGCTGACGCAATTGATGGAAGAGGCGCAGACGGTCAATCTCGACATCGCGGCGGCGGTTGCGCGCATCGTCGAAGCCGACGCACAGGCCCGCCAGGCCGGTGCGGCGCTGCTGCCGAGCCTGTCGGGAACCGGACAAGAGGCTTATTCGCGCACGTCCGGCTCTTCGGCTTCGGGGCTCACCAATGGTGGCCGTGAGGTCGTCAACTACCAGGCATCGCTGAGCGCCAGCTACCAGCTCGATTTCTGGGGCCAGAACCGCGACGCGCTGCAAACGGCGGAGGAGACTGCCAAGGCCAACCGCTTCGACCGCGACACCGTCGCCCTGACGACGCTCGCAGCCGTCGCCAACGCCTATTTCCAGGTGTTGTCCTCGCAAGACCGCCTGCGCACCGCCCAGCGCAATATCGCCAGCGCCCAGCGCATCCTCGATGCCGTCAGTGAGCGCCGCAAGGCCGGCACGGGCACCGATCTCGACGTCGCCCAGCAGGAGAGCGTGCTCGCCAACCAGAAGGCGCTGGTGCCGCCGCTGCGGCAGACGCTCGACCAGAACACCAATGCGCTCGCGGTGCTGGTCTCGCGCCCGCCGGAGAGCGTGCGGCTTGCAGGCGGCTCACTCGACCGGATTGCGATCCCGCGCGTCACGCCCGGCCTGCCGTCGGAGCTGCTGACGCAGCGGCCTGACATTCGCCGGCAGGAGGCACAGCTCGCCTCCGCCACCGCCAACATCGGCAACGCCCGCGCGCAGTTCTTCCCGACTATCCAGCTCACCGGCAATGGCGGCTATCAGAGCTCGGCGCTGGTCTCGCTGTTCCAGCCGCACGCGGCGTTCTTCCAGCTGGTCGGCAGCGCGACCCAGCCGATCTTCGACGGTGGCAAGATCCTCGGCAATTTCGAGTACGCCAAGGCGCGGCAGGATGAGTTGCTGCAGACCTACCGCAAGACCATCGTTCAGGCCTTCACTGACGTCGACAACGCACTATTTTCAATCAAGCAGACCACGATCAAGCTGCAGTTGCAGCGCGATGTGGTCACTGCTTCGCGGCGCGCCTTCGATCTTGCCGAGCAGCAGTTGCGCGCCGGCACGGCCGATATCGTGACCGTGCTCAACACGCAGCTGACGCTGTTCCAGGCTGAAGATGCGCTGTCACAGGCGCAGCTCGCGCGCCTTCTTGCCATCGTCAGCCTCTATCAGGCGCTCGGCGGCGGCTGGGAGCCGCGCATGGAGAAACCGGTCAATGCTCTTTAA
- a CDS encoding efflux RND transporter permease subunit → MGVSEPFIRRPIATSLLGIALLIGGALGYFALPVSALPQVDFPTVQVSTQLPGASPDVIASLITAPLERQLGQIPSLTSMNSTSSFGVSQISLQFDLNRDIDGATQDVQAAINAAAGVLPKTLPYPPTYAKVNPADAPVMTLALRSDTISLRAMSDIADTLLAQRLSQISGVGRVSVLGGLKPAVRIQADLARLAAYGIAMEDLRAAIANANVSGPKGSLDGAQQAYIIAANDQIAAADAYRPIIIAYRNGSPVTIGDVAQIVDGLENDRTGGWYQGTPAVIIDIQRQPGANVIDVVKQIRAEIPKVQRAIPAGVKLTIVSDRTVTIRASVHDVQFTLVLAVVLVTLVVLLFLRSLRATIIAGVALPLSLITSFGIMYFAGFSLDNLSLMALTIGTGFVVDDAIVMIENIVRHMENGDNAMTASLKGASEIGFTVISLTVSLIAVFIPLLFMSGLVGRMFREFALTLTIAVVTSAVVSLTLTPMMCSRLLKHAHEEMTVPGLAAVSRFIDRTVEFYHRTLLVVLRHQRTTLVVTFATLVATLVLYVVAPKGFLPLQDTASITAVTEAGPDVSFAEMQKRQADAADAIKADPDVTGVVSVIGAGSVNPTTNVGRLVMTLKPRGERRDDVSVVIARLKDKVSGIPGMTVYFQPVQDVQISTQSSRSQYQYTLTGTDAALVSEWARKLVDEMRRDPLFRDVSSEAQEGGLRAQLDVDRTRAGQLGVSLQAITDTLNDAFAQRQISTIYGQANQYRVVLEALPMYQRDPSILSKLYLPGGASATAGAPNAQVPLDAVATLKRTTAPLAISHQAQFPAISLSFNLAPGAALGDAVEAVKAIETRIEMPNSIVGVYAGDAAEFAKALAGQPWLLLAAVITIYIVLGVLYESYIHPITILSTLPSAGVGAILALILCGQDLSVIGLIGIILLMGIVKKNAIMMIDFALEAERGQGMPPDEAIVQACLLRFRPIMMTTLAALFGALPLAIESGTGAELRFPLGISIIGGLLLSQLLTLYTTPVIYLALDRINRRLEQALPPPEPDAPPTAGATEGMQ, encoded by the coding sequence ATGGGTGTCTCAGAACCCTTCATCCGCCGGCCGATCGCGACTTCGCTGCTCGGCATTGCGCTGCTGATTGGCGGCGCGCTCGGCTATTTCGCGCTGCCGGTGTCCGCGCTGCCGCAGGTCGACTTCCCGACCGTGCAGGTGTCGACGCAGCTGCCGGGCGCGAGCCCCGACGTGATCGCCTCGCTGATCACCGCGCCCCTGGAGCGGCAGCTGGGCCAGATCCCGTCGCTGACGTCCATGAACTCGACGAGCTCGTTCGGCGTCAGCCAGATATCGCTCCAGTTCGACCTCAACCGCGACATCGATGGCGCGACGCAGGACGTGCAGGCCGCGATCAACGCCGCCGCCGGCGTGCTGCCCAAGACGCTGCCTTATCCGCCGACCTACGCCAAGGTGAACCCGGCCGATGCGCCGGTCATGACGCTGGCGCTTCGCTCGGACACGATCTCGTTGCGCGCGATGAGCGACATCGCCGACACGCTGCTGGCGCAGCGGCTCAGCCAGATTTCCGGCGTCGGCCGCGTCTCCGTGCTCGGCGGGCTGAAGCCGGCCGTGCGCATCCAGGCCGATCTGGCGCGGCTCGCCGCCTACGGTATCGCGATGGAGGATTTGCGCGCCGCAATCGCCAACGCCAACGTCTCCGGTCCGAAGGGCTCGCTCGACGGCGCCCAGCAAGCCTACATCATCGCCGCCAACGACCAGATCGCGGCTGCCGACGCCTATCGGCCGATCATCATCGCCTACCGCAACGGCTCGCCCGTGACGATCGGCGACGTCGCGCAGATCGTCGACGGGCTCGAGAACGACCGCACCGGCGGCTGGTACCAGGGCACGCCGGCCGTCATCATCGACATCCAGCGCCAGCCCGGCGCCAACGTCATCGACGTCGTCAAGCAGATCCGCGCCGAGATCCCCAAGGTCCAGCGCGCAATTCCGGCGGGCGTGAAACTCACCATCGTCTCCGACCGCACCGTCACCATCAGGGCCTCCGTCCACGACGTGCAGTTCACGCTGGTCCTCGCCGTCGTGCTGGTGACGCTGGTCGTGCTGCTGTTCCTGCGCTCGCTGCGCGCAACGATCATCGCCGGCGTGGCGCTGCCGCTGTCGCTGATCACGAGCTTCGGCATCATGTATTTTGCCGGCTTCAGCCTCGACAATCTGTCACTGATGGCGCTCACGATCGGCACCGGCTTCGTCGTCGACGACGCCATCGTCATGATCGAGAACATCGTCCGCCACATGGAGAACGGCGACAACGCGATGACCGCCTCGCTCAAGGGCGCGAGCGAGATCGGCTTCACCGTGATCTCGCTGACCGTCTCGCTGATTGCGGTGTTCATCCCGCTTTTGTTCATGTCGGGCCTCGTGGGACGCATGTTCCGCGAATTCGCGCTGACGCTAACCATCGCCGTCGTGACCTCCGCGGTGGTGTCGCTGACGCTGACGCCGATGATGTGCTCGCGGCTGCTCAAGCACGCCCATGAGGAGATGACGGTGCCGGGGCTCGCCGCCGTCAGCCGCTTCATCGACCGCACTGTCGAATTCTACCACCGCACGCTTCTCGTGGTGTTGCGGCACCAGCGCACCACGCTGGTCGTCACCTTCGCGACGCTGGTCGCAACCCTGGTCCTCTACGTCGTCGCGCCGAAGGGTTTCCTGCCGCTTCAGGACACGGCATCGATCACGGCGGTCACCGAAGCCGGGCCCGACGTGTCGTTCGCGGAGATGCAGAAGCGGCAGGCCGATGCCGCCGACGCCATCAAGGCCGATCCTGACGTGACTGGTGTGGTCTCGGTGATCGGCGCCGGCTCGGTCAACCCGACCACGAATGTCGGACGCCTCGTCATGACCCTGAAGCCGCGCGGCGAGCGGCGCGACGATGTCAGCGTGGTCATTGCCCGCCTCAAGGACAAGGTCTCCGGCATCCCCGGCATGACCGTCTACTTCCAGCCGGTGCAGGACGTGCAGATCTCGACCCAGTCGAGCCGCTCGCAATACCAGTACACGCTGACCGGCACCGATGCGGCGCTGGTGTCGGAATGGGCGCGAAAGCTCGTCGACGAGATGCGGCGCGATCCGTTGTTCCGCGACGTCTCCTCGGAGGCGCAGGAAGGCGGCCTGCGCGCGCAGCTCGACGTCGACCGCACCCGCGCCGGCCAGCTCGGCGTCAGCCTCCAGGCGATCACCGACACGCTGAACGATGCGTTCGCGCAGCGCCAGATCTCGACCATCTACGGCCAGGCCAACCAGTACCGCGTAGTGCTGGAGGCGCTGCCGATGTACCAGCGCGATCCCTCGATCCTGTCAAAGCTCTATCTGCCGGGCGGTGCCAGCGCGACCGCCGGCGCACCCAACGCCCAGGTGCCGCTCGACGCGGTGGCGACGCTGAAGCGAACCACGGCACCGCTCGCGATCTCGCATCAGGCGCAATTCCCGGCGATCTCGCTCTCCTTCAACCTCGCGCCGGGTGCAGCGCTCGGCGATGCCGTCGAGGCGGTCAAGGCGATCGAGACCCGGATCGAGATGCCCAACAGCATCGTCGGCGTCTATGCCGGCGACGCCGCAGAATTCGCCAAGGCGCTGGCCGGTCAGCCCTGGCTGCTGCTCGCCGCCGTCATCACCATCTACATCGTGCTGGGTGTGCTCTATGAGAGCTACATCCATCCGATCACCATTCTCTCGACGCTGCCCTCGGCCGGCGTCGGCGCCATCCTGGCGCTGATCCTGTGCGGGCAGGACCTCTCGGTCATCGGCCTGATCGGCATCATCCTGCTGATGGGCATCGTCAAGAAGAACGCGATCATGATGATCGACTTCGCGCTGGAGGCCGAGCGCGGGCAGGGCATGCCGCCGGACGAGGCCATCGTGCAGGCCTGCCTGTTGCGCTTCCGCCCGATCATGATGACGACGCTGGCCGCGCTGTTCGGCGCGCTGCCGCTGGCGATCGAGAGCGGCACCGGCGCCGAGCTGCGCTTCCCGCTCGGCATTTCCATCATCGGCGGCCTGCTGCTGAGCCAGTTGCTGACGCTCTACACCACGCCCGTGATCTACCTCGCGCTCGACCGCATCAACCGCCGCCTGGAGCAGGCGCTGCCGCCGCCGGAACCCGACGCGCCGCCCACGGCTGGCGCGACCGAGGGGATGCAGTGA
- a CDS encoding efflux RND transporter permease subunit, with the protein MASISEPFIRRPVATTLLSIGLFLLGGVAYEFLPVASVPNVDFPAIFVSASRPGADPSVMAATVAAPLERRLGEIAGINQITSTSSLGTANIQLQFDIGRNIDKAARDVQAAINAALVDLPSDLPALPRFRKANTAGAPVFVLALTSKTLSASAIYDVADTVLAQRISQVPGVGDVTVSGADQPAVRIQLNPVALSNAGIATDDVRTAIINANPLGPVGIFNGERQSETLALNKQMRTAKEFRDIVIKSSNGNFVRLGDVADIEDSVRNARSIAWFNKQPAVLIQITKQGDANVIDTVDRVKALIPALKQWIPAGVEVSTLVDRTSTIRASVMDMQWTLLATAILVMVVVFVFLRRMTPTIAAGISVPLALAGTCAGMWVAGFSIDNLSLMALAISVGFVVDDAIVMIENMFRNLEHGMRPMQAALEGAKQIGFTVVSISLSLIAAFTPLIFMDGIVGRLLREFSLTLTFAIVVSTLVSLTVTPMICAHYVKQTTSDSATLFDRLIEGSLSRIVAFYTRTLRAVLEFPLLTLLVFFATIGLTVMLYIKVPKGYFPTDDSGFVIGATRASADISFQSMLTLQQRLADIVMQDPAVAGIGSTVGGGGGPGGATSNRGVMYISLKPPEERDHISTQVVIDRLRKALFPVPGIRLFMFAAQDVRAGGRQSDSNYQYTLSSTDLGLLQKWAPIVAKRMETVEGITDISSDRDPGGLQLTLNIDRQKAAALGVRVQDIDNALNNAFSQRQISIIYTQRNQYMTVLEIDPKFQVDPSNLERIYVAGSGDVQVPLSAVVHATRGLAALAVYHSQSVPSTTVSFNTLPGVELQAATQNIQRAVDELHMPEGIRGSFDGNAGDFARTSGRQPLLILGALVAMYIVLGVLYESLAHPLTIISTLPSAGLGALLALQITNTPLTVIAFVGIILLIGIVKKNGIMMVDFALDAERQRGLSSAEAIFEACQARFRPILMTTMAALFAGIPLVVATGPGTELRRPLGITIIGGLFVSQVLTLYTTPVIYLLIDRLRRRSEPRALAAPAE; encoded by the coding sequence ATGGCATCGATCTCGGAGCCCTTCATCCGCCGCCCGGTCGCGACCACGCTGCTGTCGATCGGACTGTTCCTGCTGGGAGGCGTTGCTTACGAGTTCTTGCCGGTCGCGTCCGTCCCGAATGTCGACTTCCCCGCCATTTTCGTCTCGGCCAGTCGTCCCGGCGCCGATCCCTCGGTCATGGCCGCAACCGTGGCCGCACCGCTGGAGCGGCGGCTCGGCGAAATCGCAGGCATCAACCAGATCACCTCGACGTCGTCGCTCGGCACCGCAAACATCCAGCTCCAGTTCGACATCGGCCGCAACATCGACAAGGCGGCGCGCGACGTGCAGGCCGCCATCAATGCCGCGCTGGTCGATCTGCCGAGCGACCTGCCGGCGCTGCCGCGCTTTCGCAAGGCCAACACGGCCGGCGCGCCGGTGTTCGTGCTGGCGCTGACCTCGAAGACGCTATCCGCCAGCGCCATCTACGACGTCGCCGATACCGTGCTGGCCCAGCGCATCTCGCAGGTTCCGGGCGTGGGCGATGTCACCGTGTCCGGCGCCGATCAGCCGGCGGTGCGGATCCAGCTCAATCCTGTGGCGCTGTCGAATGCGGGGATCGCGACCGACGACGTGCGCACCGCCATCATCAATGCCAACCCGCTGGGTCCCGTCGGCATCTTCAACGGCGAGCGCCAGAGCGAGACGTTGGCGCTCAACAAGCAGATGCGTACCGCGAAGGAATTCCGCGACATCGTCATCAAGAGCTCGAACGGCAATTTCGTTCGGCTCGGCGACGTCGCCGACATCGAGGATTCCGTCCGCAACGCGCGCTCGATCGCCTGGTTCAACAAGCAGCCGGCAGTGCTGATCCAGATCACCAAGCAGGGCGACGCCAACGTCATCGACACCGTCGACCGGGTGAAGGCGCTGATCCCCGCGCTGAAGCAGTGGATTCCGGCCGGCGTCGAGGTCTCCACCCTGGTCGACCGCACCTCGACGATCCGCGCGAGCGTGATGGACATGCAGTGGACGCTGCTGGCGACCGCTATTCTCGTCATGGTCGTGGTGTTCGTGTTCCTGCGCCGCATGACGCCGACCATCGCCGCCGGCATCTCGGTGCCGCTGGCGCTGGCCGGAACCTGCGCGGGGATGTGGGTCGCCGGCTTCTCGATCGACAATCTGTCGCTGATGGCGCTGGCGATCTCGGTCGGCTTCGTGGTCGATGACGCCATTGTCATGATCGAGAACATGTTCCGCAATCTCGAGCACGGCATGCGGCCGATGCAGGCGGCGCTGGAGGGCGCCAAGCAGATCGGCTTCACGGTGGTCTCGATCAGCCTGTCGCTGATCGCGGCGTTCACGCCGCTGATCTTCATGGACGGCATCGTCGGGCGCCTGTTGCGCGAATTCTCGCTGACCCTGACCTTCGCGATCGTGGTCTCGACGCTGGTGTCACTGACCGTCACGCCGATGATCTGCGCCCATTACGTCAAGCAGACCACGTCGGATTCCGCCACGTTGTTCGACCGCCTGATCGAAGGTTCGCTGTCGCGCATCGTCGCGTTCTACACCCGGACCTTGCGCGCTGTGCTCGAGTTTCCGCTGCTGACGCTGCTGGTGTTCTTCGCCACCATCGGCCTGACCGTGATGCTCTACATCAAGGTGCCCAAGGGCTATTTCCCGACGGACGATTCCGGCTTCGTGATCGGCGCGACGCGGGCCTCGGCCGACATCTCGTTCCAGTCGATGCTGACGCTCCAGCAGCGCCTCGCCGACATCGTGATGCAGGATCCGGCTGTGGCCGGCATCGGGTCGACCGTCGGCGGTGGAGGCGGGCCGGGGGGCGCGACCTCGAACCGCGGCGTCATGTATATCAGTCTGAAGCCGCCTGAGGAGCGCGACCACATCTCGACCCAGGTCGTGATCGACCGGTTGCGGAAGGCACTTTTCCCTGTGCCCGGCATCCGCCTCTTCATGTTTGCCGCCCAGGACGTGCGCGCCGGCGGCCGCCAGAGCGATTCCAACTACCAGTACACGCTCTCGAGCACCGACCTCGGCCTGCTCCAGAAATGGGCGCCGATCGTGGCCAAGCGCATGGAGACGGTCGAGGGCATCACCGACATTTCCAGCGACCGCGATCCCGGTGGACTTCAGCTGACATTGAACATCGATCGCCAGAAGGCGGCGGCACTCGGCGTCAGGGTTCAGGACATCGACAATGCCCTGAACAACGCCTTCTCGCAGCGCCAGATCTCGATCATCTACACTCAGCGCAACCAGTACATGACCGTGCTGGAGATCGATCCGAAATTCCAGGTCGACCCGTCCAATCTCGAGCGCATCTACGTCGCAGGCTCCGGCGACGTGCAGGTGCCGCTCTCCGCCGTGGTGCACGCGACGCGCGGGCTCGCCGCGCTCGCTGTCTATCATTCGCAGTCGGTGCCTTCGACCACGGTGTCGTTCAACACCTTGCCCGGCGTCGAGCTCCAGGCCGCCACGCAGAACATCCAGCGCGCGGTCGACGAGTTGCACATGCCCGAAGGCATCCGCGGCAGTTTTGACGGCAATGCCGGCGATTTCGCCAGGACCAGCGGCCGGCAGCCACTGCTGATCCTCGGCGCGCTGGTGGCAATGTATATCGTGCTCGGCGTGCTCTATGAGAGCCTTGCCCATCCGCTCACGATCATCTCGACGCTGCCCTCGGCCGGTCTCGGCGCGCTGCTGGCGCTTCAGATCACCAACACGCCGCTGACGGTGATCGCCTTCGTCGGCATCATCCTCCTGATCGGTATCGTCAAGAAGAACGGCATCATGATGGTCGACTTCGCGCTCGATGCCGAGCGCCAGCGCGGCCTGTCGTCGGCCGAGGCGATCTTCGAGGCCTGCCAGGCACGCTTCCGCCCGATCCTGATGACCACCATGGCGGCGCTGTTCGCCGGCATTCCGCTGGTCGTGGCGACCGGTCCGGGCACGGAGTTGCGCCGCCCGCTCGGCATCACCATCATCGGCGGCCTTTTCGTTTCGCAGGTGTTGACGCTCTATACGACGCCCGTGATCTACCTCTTGATCGACCGCCTGCGCCGGCGGTCGGAGCCGCGCGCGCTGGCCGCACCGGCGGAATAG
- a CDS encoding efflux RND transporter periplasmic adaptor subunit — translation MLFKPDTKDGAREGTARKSRGRGFVMTLITLAILGGLGYLGWTLWHQQPQQQTNGRGQQRPDLPVPVLAATPKVQDVPVYLDGVGAVRALNTVTVRSQVDGKLIAVKFTEGQDVKKGDVLGEIDPALYQATYDQAVAKKAQDEAQLANQRIDLTRYEQLAASNAGSKQQADTQRAAVAQTEALVKADQASIDNAAATLSYTKIVAPLSGRVGLRQVDQGNIIHASDTTGLVVITQLQPIAVWFSLPQQQIMRVNAAAAKGALSVDVFGNDGVTVIDTGKLTGIDNQVDQTTGTLKLKAEFPNANYQLWPGQFVNVRLKVETLPQALVVPTSAVQRGPIGTFSYVIGADNVVTAKPVTVTQQNEHDAVIASGLTADDKVVTTGFANLSDGSKVIIGRDEQTPSADLAPRKRTRTPQGDGKGGQAKDGQKDGQGKDGEFRAKRKTSEGDQKGQTGPAPGPGAQQSGPGAKQP, via the coding sequence ATGCTCTTTAAGCCGGATACGAAGGACGGCGCCAGAGAAGGGACGGCGAGAAAGTCGCGCGGCCGCGGCTTCGTCATGACCCTGATCACGCTCGCGATCCTCGGCGGCCTTGGCTATCTCGGCTGGACCCTGTGGCATCAGCAGCCGCAACAGCAGACGAACGGCCGCGGCCAGCAGCGCCCGGATCTGCCGGTCCCGGTGCTGGCGGCGACGCCGAAGGTTCAGGACGTACCTGTCTATCTCGACGGCGTCGGCGCGGTCCGCGCGCTCAACACCGTCACCGTGCGCTCCCAGGTCGACGGGAAGCTGATCGCCGTGAAGTTCACGGAGGGCCAGGACGTCAAGAAGGGCGACGTGCTCGGCGAAATTGACCCGGCGCTCTATCAGGCAACCTATGACCAGGCCGTCGCCAAGAAGGCCCAGGACGAAGCCCAACTCGCCAACCAGCGCATCGACCTGACGCGCTACGAGCAGCTCGCAGCCTCCAATGCCGGCTCCAAGCAGCAGGCCGACACCCAGCGCGCGGCGGTCGCCCAGACCGAGGCGCTGGTCAAGGCTGACCAGGCCTCCATCGACAATGCGGCGGCGACGCTGAGCTACACCAAGATCGTGGCGCCGCTCTCGGGCCGCGTCGGCCTCCGCCAGGTCGACCAGGGCAACATCATCCACGCCTCCGACACCACCGGTCTCGTCGTCATCACGCAATTGCAGCCGATCGCGGTGTGGTTCAGCCTGCCGCAGCAGCAGATCATGCGCGTCAATGCCGCCGCGGCGAAGGGCGCGCTGTCGGTCGACGTGTTCGGCAACGACGGCGTCACCGTGATCGACACCGGCAAGCTCACCGGCATCGACAACCAGGTCGACCAGACCACCGGGACGCTCAAGCTCAAGGCGGAATTCCCCAACGCCAATTACCAGCTCTGGCCCGGCCAGTTCGTCAATGTCCGCCTCAAGGTCGAGACCCTGCCGCAGGCGCTGGTGGTGCCGACATCGGCCGTGCAGCGCGGCCCGATCGGCACGTTCAGCTACGTCATCGGCGCGGACAACGTCGTGACGGCCAAGCCCGTGACGGTGACGCAGCAGAACGAGCATGATGCGGTCATTGCGAGCGGCCTGACGGCAGACGACAAGGTGGTCACCACGGGCTTTGCGAACCTGTCCGACGGATCCAAGGTCATCATCGGTCGCGATGAGCAGACGCCGTCGGCCGACCTCGCCCCGCGCAAGCGCACGCGCACGCCGCAGGGCGACGGGAAGGGTGGTCAGGCCAAGGACGGCCAGAAGGATGGCCAAGGCAAGGATGGCGAGTTCCGCGCCAAGCGGAAGACCAGCGAAGGTGACCAGAAGGGGCAGACCGGACCGGCGCCGGGGCCGGGGGCTCAACAATCGGGACCTGGAGCCAAACAGCCATGA